The nucleotide sequence aaaataggaacgggccgaccctgcccgaaacaatccgggaattcgcggacgtattttccccgcaagaagccgagaagctgcccccacaccgaccgtccgaccaccatatcccgcttatagaaggaaaaacgccgccgttcggccccctgtacgccatgtcccgcgaagagctgatagcccttaaggaatggctgaccgcagagttgagaaaagggtttatcagacccagttcgtcatccgtcgcctcgcccgttttgttcgtgaagaagcagggaggagggttgaggttttgcgtggattaccgcgcgctgaataacattaccgtaaaagaccgttacccgctgccgctagtccgagagaccctgaacaacctggccggcatgaaattcttctcgaaaatcgatatcgtttccgcttttaacaatattcggattaaaaagggggaagaatacctgacggcattccgcacgagattcggcttatacgagagcctagtcatgcctttcgggctaacgggagcccccgcgacgttccagagatatataaacgactccctgcgcgaatacttagacgtattttgtacagcctacctggacgacattttgatttatagccgcacccgaacagaacacgaagaacatttgaaactcgtactggaagccctgaggaaagccgggctatacgccaacgccgcgaagtgcgaattcttcgtgacggaaaccaagttcctgggcctgctggtcggcgtcgaaggcgtaaaaatggaccctgaaaaaatcaccgctgtcctggactggcaaacacccaaaaagcttactgacgtacaagcatttttggggtttggcaacttttaccggcgctttatccgagatttctcaaagatcgtagcccctttgacgagattgaccaagaaagacgtcgcattcgaatggaatagcgcctgcgaaaccgccttccgactgctgaagagaaagtttaccgaagcccccgtactggcgcacttcgattgggaaaaggatgtgatcctggagaccgacgcttccgattatgtttctgcgggaatattgtcacaatacggcgacgacggaatactccgccccgtcgcgttcttttcgaaaaaacacacagctaccgaatgcaattacgagatttacgacaaagaattgctagccattatccgctgttttgaagaatggcgcccggaactcgaagggacgtcgtccccggtccaagtaattacggaccaccgcaacctggaatatttcacgacgacgaaaatgctcaaccgccgacaagcccgatgggccgaattcctgtcaagatttaatttccgtatcacctaccgacccgggaaacaaggagcgaaacccgacgcactaaccaggaggtcagaggatatgcctgaggagggggatgaacgacttaagcaccaaacacaagtcgtactgaaagaacacaatttacctgcccgccccacccggttacaacccataatccgccaaaacaaacccctattgccaagacacctgatagagctactagacgccggatacgaatccgacccgataacgcaatctgccctagaagcgttgaggacaggcgccgaccgccaccccaagctgcaattggccgaatgcgaagaacgatccggctatttgtattaccgcaatagactgtacgtacccgattcgaataatctgaaagccgagatcctgcgccgctgccacgactcccccgtcgccggtcaccccggcaaagcaaaaacctacgacctgctgtcccgagaatattactggcccggaatgctacattacgtatcattatgggtaaagaaatgccagacctgccgccgaattaacccgtcccgcgaaggccaccagggcctcctgcgacccctgcccactcctgaacgctcatggcaacacctgtcgatggattttatcacacatttgccgcaaagcaacggccacgacgccatcctagtggtcgtagaccgcctgactaagatgagacacttcgtcccttgtaaagggacctgcaatgccgaggacaccgccaacctgtacctacaccacgtatggaaactacacgggttgcccctgacgatagtttcggatagaggcacccaattcgtgtcgaagttttggaaacacctgacaacccgtttgaaaatcgacagcctgctatccactgctcaccaccccgagactgacggacagaccgagcgttttaacgcgtccctggaacaatatttgagagcttatgtggcctacctgcaagatgattgggaaagttggcttcccctcgccgaattcacagccaactcccacaagtccgagaccaccggaacctccccgttttacgcgacttacggattccatccccgcatgggattcgagccggtacccctgaaccagcctttgcccgcccagcgggatgccgaaaagctagccgcccgaatggaagccattctggaacaagcccgcgccgaaatgaccgccgcccaagcccgttacgaagaacaggcgaaccgacaccgtaccccggcccgccggcttaccgtcggccaatatgtatggttagacgcacggaacatccagaccgcccgcccgcagaagaaactggattggaagaacttgggacccttccgaatttctgaagtgattagcccgtacgcctaccgtttggacctgccgtcgtctatgagagtacaccctgttttcaatataaaccgactaaaacctgctgacgttgagcccctgccgggccaacaacctgcaccgccaccccatttggaagtggaaggtgagagagaatacgaagtcgaagagatcctcgactccttttgggaaacccgcggccgaggaggccgccggctgaaatatatcgtccgttgggctggatatagcgaacccacgactgaacctgccgattacctggaaaacgctgctcaattggtaaagaatttccaccgtcgatacccccataagcccgggccccggccgtgacggagctcggcctggaaggggggaatactgtcacagacctgaaggacagccactgggctgtcgcttagtcatgacccctgtcacgtgaaggcgcgagggccgagcgcctcgcgcgcgtatatctacgcgaaatctctgcagtctccgatatgtagctcctcgagctacgtcttcgtcaacaaccacctgctaccccgtacctggaagactagatagccaatatactctgtcctgttacctgatcgcccgcacctacctgtccgccctgccagcCCGTGACATCCAAATATATTATTAAATGTGGTTGGAAAattaaatttaaatttttcgCGCCCATTAAAAAGGGTTAAAATAACGTTAATATTGGTTCGGAAAACCTGGAATTCCTTTTGGAATTAAGTTGCGCGGAACGTTTATTTGTGGAATTTTTGGTTGGTTTAAATAATTTATTTACGAAACTGGTTTTCCtcgtttttattattattattatttttgggccgaacaggggctttttgggccgccttgctgtTCGTAACCGGAATGCTGGAAATATTGTTTTTAAAAAATTGGGAAAATATATTGTCGGTAATATTgctcggtatattttaaagcaaaatattaaacaggagcaattaaaatattacgattaaaatatcgggtaacctgtttttataataaaatataataggttaaaataattaaacgtttaattgggtaattggggtttttaataattggaaatgaaattataattgttttcaaataaatattaaagttaattaaaatttaattgctgctaaataattttaaaatcgaatttatttatatggtaataaacgtattttatataaactATATTCCGAATGTAATTTCCTTAATTTTACTGGATTAATAAAATTATTTCCCTTAATTTATTATAATCCCAAAAAATCATTGAAATCACTTTTTTGGCAGTTACGTGAGGTTACGTAATTTctttttatataatccttattttgccggtcggtgatttttttgggcgggtgtcgtcaggaggggtgtgaccccacctggcctccctggtactggcccaactgtctggtcgtaacagctAGTCGAACTGATAAAAGCTGCTCTATGATCATCTCGGACGGTACCAGACTTGACAGAGTGACTCACCTAGATGTatacacctacctacctgaaGCCTTTACAGTCCTACACCTGGAAGAATCCGCAGCAGGGGTGGCTTTGCCCTCTGTAAACCCGATGATCCATGTTTCCGGTCCACCTCTCATGCAGGCTCTTCCGCCCGACATTGTCCGTTGGTAAAGAGGGCTGGATTCCTGAACGGGGCCTAGATTTTTCAGACTGCATAAAAGTGCAGAAAGGTGCATAAAAGTGCAGAAAGGTGCATGAAAGCGCATTATATGCATGAAAGCGCAGTATACTGTTACATTATCGCGCTACTACGCAACCCTCATAAAATGAAAACAAGTCAAGATACGAAGGGGAATGAGTTCACAGCCACTGCGGCTCTGCATGCTCTCAGAGTCTCCTGCCGTGGCAACTCATCAAGCATCTCCCTTTCAAGATGCAGTACTGGCTTGGCGGTTGGCGGTATACAGAGGATTCTTATATATCCTCCTTTGGTTGGCGAGACGGTATTAATAACAAGCAGTTGTGAAGTGCAAAGACGCATGCCGTTTCAAGCAGCTACGAAAAATACCGGATCCCAGCACACCAAACAAGAATCAAGTCCTGCTCTCCACCCTGTAGTCAttatgcagcagcagcagcagcagcagccctcTATCCAAGTTGAGAGCGAGATCGTGAGCGAGATCGTGAGCGAGATCGTGCGCCCCGACTCTGGTGCGTCCAGCGGCCCCAGCCCCCTCCTCCCGAGGGAACATGAGCCTTATGAGCACTTGGCTCAGCTGCTCCGCCGGTTCTACATCCCGAGGGGCGTCAAATGGAATGAGACTCAGGGGCTCTGGCCATACGAGCTGCTCCGGCGCGTGCTGAACCCCGAACGCGTGCAGGCGTGTTTGAAAAAGTGCCCAGACATCACGCGGAAGTCTGAGTCGTCTGTATCGGAGCTCTGCAACACCATCATGGGCAGCAACCCCGCTACAGACGTTGGAAGGTGGCAGGAGCGTATTGCAGGGAAATCGTGCGGCGGGGTTGCTCCTGCCGTCgccaacaccaccaccactgcCGCCGCAGGTTACCTGCGGATCTTTGCcctgctcctcctcctgaGAAAGGAAGGCTTGATCCAGGAGTTTGTGAAAAGTGGCGTCTGTGACGCCAAACTGCCTCTATATATTGTTCTTGGGAGCGATGGCGTTTACGAGATGCCGCAGCCCTCCCGGCCGTCCCATATCGATAGCAGCAAATGGTTCAGTGACTCTGATCTCGAGCACCTGATGACACACCAGTGGAAGTTTCTCACTCCGTGCTTCACGTTCAGCACAACGAAGGACACGACGAAGGACAAGAAGTATATGGTGCCGCACTACCAGTTCCACGACCAAGTACTCCTGCCGTGGGTTGATGTTGAGGGGTACAACGGGAGGAATGCAGGGGGCAACGGAGATGTCAGCAAGTTCAGCATCAGCGTGTTTTCGCTTCATATGGAAAACACGGAATTGAACGCCATCGTATGTCTTTGATTCTTGAACTTTGGCGGTAAAAATCAAAAAAGGCTCGGTTAACTTAACAAAAAGTAAAATCAAATCCTGCAGCTATCCGAGAATCACCAACCCAAGGACAGGATCTACGCGGTCAAGTCGTTGCGCGAAAAGAACGCAAGCGAAGAGTTCAAGAACGAGCGCGAAATGCTCAAACGCTTCGGTGACATCCAGCACCCGCACCTCGTGACCCTCCTGGCCACCTACCATTACAAAGGACTGTACCACTTCATCTTCCCCTGGGCAGACCTCGACCTGGACGAGTACTTGAACCGAAAGCATCCCGATGGGCCCGGGAAGGGGGACCATTGTGGTTTTGTCCGCTGGGTATTCAAGCAGCTGCAAGGCCTGAGCGGAGCATTGCAGGGGATCCACGGCCCGACCAGGTCGGGCGGTGCGAGCCTCGAGGTCCCGGGCTCGGATCCGGAGGAGATCAAGTACGGGCGGCACGGCGACATCAAGCCGCAGAACATCCTGTGGTTTGACAAGGGCTCGGAGTGGGCGGGCGCGGAGCAGCGGGGCATCCTGGTCATCACTGACATGGGCGCGTCGGCCGTCCACAGGGAAGTTAGCCGGTCCAACGTGCCCAACCAGCCCCTCCCGTGCACGCCTTCGTACAAGCCGCCCGAGTGCGACAGGAAGGGGGGCAAAATCACGCGTGCCTATGACATCTGGACGCTCGGGTGCGTCTTTTTGGAGATGGCAATCTGGATGCTCGAGGGCATCTCGGGCAGGGACGATTTTCGAAAGCGCAGGACCTCGCAGTTCCTGGAGGATGGCAAAATGGACAAGTTCTACGACATCAAGAGGCGTGGCCAGGACGGAATGTGCGAGTTTGTGCTCAAAGAGAGTGTTTTGGAGGTTTGTCAATCCCCACGTCGACTACTTGCCGGTCGGACGAgctaaacaaaaaaaaaaaaaaaaatcaatcgTTAGTACATTTCGAACCTTCACAGCAATCCCAATTGCACACAATTCATACACGACTTGCTGGATCTGACCCTCAAGAAAATGCTCTGCATCGAATACGAGGCTAGGATCAAGGCAGATAACCTTGTCAAAGACTTGGCAACAATAGACGCCAAGGTAAACCCCAAGGTAAACAATGAAGACTCCAAGGACTACGCAGTGAAGGCTTGTCCGTGGGAGAAAGGGATGGCTATCTCATCTCCGTCGGTCATGTACAACTTGGCAGAGTACCAGCAGGACAACAAAGGTAAGATAGAGGATCTGCGGCGGAGGTTTGCGGGTCCAGCCACGGTGGGTGAGAGCGGACAAGACGAGATGGATATTGATTAAGCTGAAGGAGGCAAAATCTGACTAGTCATGACTAAACTAGGTAACTAGACTATTCTAGTGATTCTAAAGACTAAATCTCACGAGTTTCAATGCACACTAGCGCCTCTAAACTTGACATGAAATTACAATCATAATTCATAAACATGTCAGCCCAGAATACACAACTTGTCTATTTTTTTGAATTCGTCATCTCACGGccatcatcctcatcatcctcctcctcgtccggCACCGATTGCCTCGAAGGCCGGTAAATGACAAAGTACCACCACAGGCCCAACGTCCCCAGGGTCAAGAGGAAAGTTATGATAAAGTAGAGCCATATGTAGCGAGAGACTTTGGCCAAGCCTTGGTCGTCTGCATTCCACTCGAAAAAGTCCATGCTGAATACGGTCTGCAACAAAGTCGGCCAGACGACTAGTCAGCAAAAGGATGGATCACATCAATCAGACGAGCATATTTAAAAAATTTTACTTGCCGCCAGAAAAGTCCCAGGGAGAAAAACCATGGTCAACAATGCGATTGAACGCATATGTTTCGAGTCCCTCTTGGTCTCGAGGGCAATCTCGAGGTTCGTTTCGTTTTGCGCCTGCAAACAAAATCAAACACGGCCTGTTAGAGCATTTTGAATCATGACGAGACTTGGACGGTTGTGCTCCTTACCCACTGAGTAGCCATGGTCATGCCGTCTAGTCGCATGGTGCACTCCCTGATCCAGTCCTCGTACTCGTTGCGGATCACACGGACGCGCCTCCCCACCTTGGAGCTCGTGTCGGCGGCGACGTGCGCCTTGCCGGCCAGGCGCTGCAggtcctcggcctcctcggccatgGCGCCGAGCTGCGTGTTCCAGCTGACGAGCCCGTTGCGAAAGTAGGACGTCTCGAGAAAGGCGTTCCTCTTCTGGACGTCGCGGGTCGCCTTGTCCAGGGCCGCCTGCCGGCCTCCCCCGCCGTCCAGGGACTGCTGCAGCGCGTCCCGCTCGTAGATGTGGCTCtccaccagcagcaccgtCTTGAGGATCAGCTGCTTGTGCCGCTGCATCTCCAGCTCCGCAAAGATGCCCGGCGTCAGCAGCGGGTGCGACACCGCCGCGTCGCCCTCCATCTGCGCCAGCCGCTTCACTATCTGCGTCTCGGCCGCCTCGTGGCAGCCGTACAAGATGGCGAGCGTGAGATCTGCGTTGGGGAAGTGCGTCACCGACAGCGCCATGTCATGGGCCCAGGCGTTTGAGGAGCGGCAATtataaactttttttttctgcttgtCAACCAAAATCCTtttacccttttttcaaAGAAGCGCAATCTGCCCACCGTCGTCAACTCACCATACGCAGGCTGTTCAGCCATGATGATCTTGTCGGCAGAAAACACAGGCACGTCGGACCTACTAATGACGCGTGCAATGGTGCCATGAGTATGAAAAGCCTGAGATATGCGCTCAAAACTCGCCAACGAAAAGGGCAGCGTCCGGACGCCGCGTCGGCCCATCGTAGAGCAGTCCGCTGTGGCCGCCTGGAGCCCGCCAGCACTTTTGTCTGATACTTTGCTCCCCAGCACAACCTTGGGGCTCAACACGTCCAAGACGCTTCTCGCccttttcgg is from Pyricularia oryzae 70-15 chromosome 2, whole genome shotgun sequence and encodes:
- a CDS encoding serine/threonine protein kinase — protein: MQQQQQQQPSIQVESEIVSEIVSEIVRPDSGASSGPSPLLPREHEPYEHLAQLLRRFYIPRGVKWNETQGLWPYELLRRVLNPERVQACLKKCPDITRKSESSVSELCNTIMGSNPATDVGRWQERIAGKSCGGVAPAVANTTTTAAAGYLRIFALLLLLRKEGLIQEFVKSGVCDAKLPLYIVLGSDGVYEMPQPSRPSHIDSSKWFSDSDLEHLMTHQWKFLTPCFTFSTTKDTTKDKKYMVPHYQFHDQVLLPWVDVEGYNGRNAGGNGDVSKFSISVFSLHMENTELNAILSENHQPKDRIYAVKSLREKNASEEFKNEREMLKRFGDIQHPHLVTLLATYHYKGLYHFIFPWADLDLDEYLNRKHPDGPGKGDHCGFVRWVFKQLQGLSGALQGIHGPTRSGGASLEVPGSDPEEIKYGRHGDIKPQNILWFDKGSEWAGAEQRGILVITDMGASAVHREVSRSNVPNQPLPCTPSYKPPECDRKGGKITRAYDIWTLGCVFLEMAIWMLEGISGRDDFRKRRTSQFLEDGKMDKFYDIKRRGQDGMCEFVLKESVLEYISNLHSNPNCTQFIHDLLDLTLKKMLCIEYEARIKADNLVKDLATIDAKVNPKVNNEDSKDYAVKACPWEKGMAISSPSVMYNLAEYQQDNKGKIEDLRRRFAGPATVGESGQDEMDID